One stretch of Pontiella desulfatans DNA includes these proteins:
- a CDS encoding alpha-L-fucosidase, translating into MIRFKMTSDKKVLIGLVAGACMASAAQTYNTSHASIASYDVPAWYSEGKLGVFMHLSAFSVPAFKNEWYASNMYYADDIPNLRHPEYRKSFRDHHEKTYGSLKDFGYKDFIPMLTLEKFDADYYAELIKKSGAAYFAAPAIHHDGFAMWDSKVIDWNAAKMGPKRDVVGELTKAMRKKGIKTGVSTHYGRHWKYYTFRPEFDTWDLANEGLYGARRGDTDPPRPEDALNWEQVMNELVDTYQPDYIFVDGGVCDARGEYKKEYFRDAMYRVVARYYNKSADWDKEVVLSWKRDAMKKGEAVYDSEGSLEDGIPERPWQAHFTVNGSWGYTGEKPGWPADKILRGFVDIISRNGNLLLNIGPRPDGSLDEGQEQVLLEIGRWLQINGEGITGSRPWKIYGSGKLNSLAAGSPDSNKNDKDAVRYTQKDGALYAWFATWPEDGKVTLPQAGSFNPQTIKPLGANGELNFVKEGHDLIVELPAKPFGRYVWGLKLTH; encoded by the coding sequence ATGATCAGATTTAAAATGACTTCAGATAAAAAAGTTTTAATCGGGCTGGTTGCCGGAGCCTGCATGGCTTCGGCCGCTCAGACGTATAACACCAGTCATGCGTCGATTGCATCCTATGATGTGCCGGCCTGGTACAGCGAGGGCAAGCTGGGGGTGTTTATGCACCTGAGCGCCTTTTCGGTGCCGGCGTTCAAGAATGAATGGTATGCCTCCAATATGTATTATGCCGATGATATTCCGAACCTGAGACATCCGGAATACCGTAAGTCGTTCCGGGATCATCATGAAAAGACCTACGGCTCCCTGAAGGACTTCGGCTATAAGGATTTTATCCCGATGCTGACCCTGGAAAAGTTCGATGCCGACTACTACGCAGAGCTGATAAAGAAATCGGGAGCGGCCTATTTTGCGGCCCCGGCGATACATCATGATGGTTTTGCCATGTGGGATTCAAAGGTCATCGACTGGAACGCGGCAAAGATGGGCCCGAAGCGCGATGTGGTTGGGGAACTGACCAAAGCGATGCGTAAAAAAGGCATCAAAACCGGGGTATCCACGCACTATGGTCGCCATTGGAAATACTACACCTTCCGCCCTGAGTTCGATACCTGGGACCTTGCCAATGAAGGGCTTTACGGGGCCCGCCGCGGCGACACGGATCCGCCGCGTCCGGAAGATGCGCTGAATTGGGAACAGGTGATGAACGAGCTCGTCGATACCTATCAGCCGGATTATATCTTCGTCGATGGGGGGGTATGCGATGCGCGCGGTGAATACAAGAAAGAGTATTTCCGAGACGCCATGTACCGTGTTGTGGCTCGATATTACAATAAGAGCGCGGATTGGGATAAAGAGGTGGTCCTTTCCTGGAAGCGCGACGCCATGAAGAAGGGCGAGGCGGTGTATGATTCTGAAGGTTCCCTTGAAGATGGCATTCCGGAGCGCCCCTGGCAGGCGCATTTCACGGTAAATGGAAGCTGGGGATATACCGGAGAAAAACCGGGATGGCCGGCGGATAAAATACTGCGTGGGTTTGTGGATATCATCAGCCGCAATGGAAACCTGCTGCTGAATATCGGCCCGCGCCCGGATGGAAGTCTGGATGAAGGGCAGGAACAGGTACTGCTTGAAATCGGCCGGTGGCTGCAAATCAATGGTGAAGGCATTACGGGTTCCAGACCTTGGAAAATCTATGGTTCAGGAAAGCTGAACAGTCTCGCAGCAGGGTCCCCGGATTCAAATAAAAACGACAAAGACGCAGTGCGCTACACCCAAAAGGACGGAGCCCTTTACGCCTGGTTCGCGACTTGGCCGGAAGACGGCAAGGTCACGCTGCCGCAGGCGGGAAGTTTTAATCCCCAAACGATCAAGCCCTTGGGCGCTAACGGTGAACTGAACTTCGTAAAAGAGGGCCATGATCTGATCGTCGAGCTACCGGCCAAGCCGTTTGGCCGGTATGTATGGGGGCTTAAGCTTACGCACTAG